A region of the Microbacterium sp. SL75 genome:
GCATCGTCCCGGGTGACCGACGCCACGACCGCCGAGAGGTTGCCGCCCGCGCTCTCGCCGCCGACGCCGACCGTGTCAGCGGTCGCGCCGAACCTCGAGGCGTTGTCGCGGACCCACCGGAAGGCGTCGACGCTGTCGTCGAGCCCCGCCGGGAACGGCGCTTCGGGGGCCAGTCGGTAGCCGACCGACACCACCGTCATGCCCGAGGTCTTCGCGAGGGTGCGGCACGTGGCATCCGCGCTGTCGACCGATCCGAGCACCCAGCCGCCGCCGTGGAAGTACACGATGATCCCGGATGCCGCGCGATCGAGGTCGGCGCGGTATACGCGTCCTGGAACCCGCCCGGCGCGCGTGGGGATCTCGATGTCGTCCCTCTGCGCGAGCTTCGTCGTCCCGGCGAACGTCCACGCCTCGAGTTCGATGTGCGCGCGGGCCTCGTCGAGGGGGAGCCGCTCGAAGTGTGCGCCGGGCGCGTCATTCATCACGCGCAGAGACGTCTGAACGGCGGGGTGCAGGGTGTTGCCGTCGATCACGACGGGGCGGCCGTTCACCGCGCGGAGGGCCGCGGGCGGAAGCGACCCGAGGGCGCGCGCGCCCCAGCGGAGCAGGTGGTCCTGGGGACGGGGACGGAGCATCGCGGAACCCTTCTGTCGATCACGGCAATGGGATCGACTATCGGGTCACTTTATTGCACACACGTACCGTTTTGTGTGACAAAGATGTGAATTCGACTCGGCGAGGAGGCGACGGGCGCAAGAAACCAGTACGTTTGTGCCAACTAAGCGGGGGAGTGATCCCCCTCGCCCAGCGAAGAGGTCGCGGCGAGGGTCACGAACCCCACGATGGCGGCACGCAGGGCGTGCGCCAGCGACTGAAACTGGACCTCCTCGGAACGGGCGATGCGATGCAGGGCGAAACCGTCGATCAAGGCGACGACCGCAGCGGCGGCGTGCGGATCGGTCACGCCGTTCGTCTGCAGCACGGCCGCCGCGAGCGCCCGCGTCTCGTCGAGGATCTTCTCGACGTGAACACGCAGGGCCGGATGACGCGAGGCGAAGAGGTAGATCTCGAACTGCGCGACCGTGTGGTCCTGCGATTGGCTGCGCACGATCTCGACGAACTCGTCGATCGCCGCCCCGGGGCTGTTCGCGCCCGAGACGAGGACGGAGCGGAACTGCTCGAGCCGCTCGAGCTCGGCCGCCATCGCGTGCGCGACGGCCTCGCCGATCATGTCGTCGAGCGAGTCGAAGAAGTACGTCGTCGACGAGTGCGGCACCCCCGCCGCGGCGGCCACCGACCTGTGCGTGACGGCCGCGATGCCCCCCTCGGCGATGATCGCGATCGTGGCGTCCAACAGCAGCTCGCGACGCGCGCGACCGCGCGCCCGCATCGGCCGGCTCGTCGTCTCGCTCACGCTGTCCTCCTCGCCGACCGGGGTGGTCGGTGTCGCCTTCGGAACGGAGTAAGCCTATGACCGCCTCCCCGCCCTCTGCGGACCGGGCCCCGGCCCCCGACGTCGACGTGGTCGTGGTCGGCGCAGGTCTCTCGGGCCTGACCGCCGCTCACCGGCTTCGCCAGTTCGGCGCGACGGTGGCGGTGTTCGAAGCGGCGCCCCGCGTGGGCGGACGCGTGTCGTCGGCGGAGGTGGCGGGGGTGCACGTCGACCTCGGCGGGACGTTCGTCGGCCCCGGCCAGGATCGCATCCTGGCGCTCGCCGACGAAGTGGGCGTCTCGCGCTATCGGACCTACGCCGCGGGTCGCAACGTCATCCGGTGGCGCGGCGAGCATCGGCGCTACCGGGGCACGGTGCCTCCGGTCGGCGCGAGCCTGCTCGACGTGGGACGGATCCAGCTCACTCTCGACCGCCTGGCGCGCACCGTCCCCCGGGGGAACCCCGCCGCAGCCCCGCAGGCCGCGAACCTGGATGCCGAGAGCCTCGGCTCGTGGCTGCGCCGCTCGCACGCTTCTCCCGCGGCGCGAGAGCTCATCGCGATCGCCGGCCGGACGACGTGGGGGTGCGAGCCCGACGAGATCTCGTTCCTGCACGCTCTGCACTACATCCACCAGGCGGGTGGACTGTCGTCGATGCTCGACACCGAGGGAGGCGCGCAAGAGGAGCACTTCGTCGAGGGCTCGCACGCGATCGCCGAGCGTCTCGCCGACGCGCTCGGGGCTGCCCTGCGGGTGAGCGCTCCGGTGCGGCGCATCGAGACCGCCGCCCAGGGGGTGCGCGTGTCGACGGCCGACGAGACGGTGACCGCTCGCACCGTCGTCGTCGCCGTGCCACCGGCGCTGCGCGGCAGGATCGACTTCGCGCCGGCCCTTCCCCCCTCTCACGCCCAGATGGCCCAGCGATGGCCGGCGGGGGTGCTGTCGAAGGCCTATGCCGTGTACGAGCGGCCGTTCTGGCGCGACCACGACCTGTCGGGGCAGGGGCTCTCCGACACCGGCCCGGTCTTCATCACGTTCGACGCCGGTCCCGCTCGCGCCGGCGCCCCCGGCGTGCTCCTCGGCTTCATCGGCGGGGTCTACGCCCGTGAGTGGGACGAGCTGGCACCCGCCGAGCGCAGAGCGCGGGCGCTGTCGTCCTTCGCCGACCTGTTCGGCCCCCGGGCACTGGATGCCATCGGCTTTATCGACCAGCGCTGGGGCGCCGAGCCCTGGGTCGGCGGCGGCCCCACGGCCGCCCCGGGGCCGGGAGCGGTCGTGCCCTACGCCGGTGCCCTGGCCGCCCCCGTCGGGTCGATCCTCTGGGCCGGGACCGAGACGGCCGATTGCTGGACGGGATTCATGGACGGCGCCGTCCGCGCCGGTGAGCGCGCGGCGCTCCAGGCCCGCGGCATCCTGAGCTCCTTCTCGACCGACCACGAACAGACGGGAGTCGCCCGATGACCTGGCGCCGCGAGTACACGCACCTCACCACCGCCACCGCCGACGCGGTGTGGAAGAGGTGGACCACGCCCGAGGACTGGGCCGTCGACGATCCCGATCTGCGCGAGGCCACCTTCCCCGTGCCCCCGCGCGTCGGTGCATCGGGCCGCGTGGTCAACCACGGAACCCCCGCTCAGCGCTTCACCTTCACTGAGCTGCAGCCGGGGGTCGCGATGAACTTCCGGATCGGCTTGCCGGGGGCGGTGCTGTCGTTCCCACACCGCATGCGCCAGACGCCGAACGGGCTGTCGGTGACGCACGCCGTCGAGATCTCCGGTCCTCTCGCGCTGGTGTTCGGGCCCCTCGTGGGGCGCAAGATCGCCGCGGGCCTGCCGGCTGTCGTCCGCTTGGTGACGACGAATGCGCTCGCCGATATGGCCGCCGACGCGCGCGGGGAGTAGTCGGTGTCGCTGTCGATGACGCTCACGACCGCGGCGATGTGGGTGAGCGCGCGGCCGATCCGCCTCGCGCTGGCTCGTGACGACTACCTCGAGACGCTCGACCCGGGCCGCCGTCCGGCCGATCCGCCGGCGCGCCTGCGACGCTCGGGCCGTGTCGTCGTCTCGCGTGAGGGCGGGCTGCCCGTCTACCGCTACGAGCCGGCGGCGCGCACCGCGGGCCTCGAGCTGATGTACCTGCCCGGTGGGGGACTGGTGAATCCCCTCGTCGCCGAGCACTGGTGGATCGTCGAGCGTCTCGCCCGGGCGACCGGGGCGGCGATCACGGTGGTCTGCTACCCCCTGGCGCCCGAGCATCGGGCCGACGACACCCTCGCCGTGATCGACGCCCAGTACGAACGTCTCGCCGCGCGGGCGGGGACCTCCCGCCTCCTCGTGGCGGGCGACTCGGCCGGAGGGGCCGTGGCGGTGGGGCTCGCCCTGCGCGCCGCGCGTCGACCGGACGGGCTCGTGCTGTTCTCGCCGTGGCTCGACCTCGCTCTCGTCGACCCGGGGATCGCGCGTCGGATGCCGCGGGATCCCTCGCTGCGCGTCCCCGGCCTTCGAGCGGGCGCGCAGGCGTGGGTGGGCGATCGGGGGCTCGACGACCCGGAGCTCAATCCCGCGCGGATGGAGCTCGCCGGGCTGCCGCCGACCCTCGTGTTCCAGGGGGGTCGCGACATCTTCTTCGACGACGCCGTCGCCTTCGCTCGACGGGCGCGCGCCGAGCGGGCGTCGGTGCGTCTGGTGACCGCTCGGGCGGGGTTCCACGTCTACGTCGGGGCGTTCTGGACGCCCGAGGCGCGCGCGGCCTACGCGCTCGTGGGGGCTTTCTCGCTCGATCCCTAGCGATCGATGACATAACGGGACATATGTGCAACAATCTGCCGAGGGCGCGACGGTGCGCCCCGTTCAAGGAGGACCGATGACCGCTCGCTACGACCTGGCAAAGATCAAGCTCGGCAAGCTCATGACCGACCCCGATGCCGAGGGCATCATCCTCGACGTCATCCCCGACCTCAAGGCGAGCCCCACCTACCTCGTGGCCCGCACGCTCACCGCGAGCGCCGCACTCAAGCTCGCCGAAGCGCAGATCGGCGCCGAGAAGGCATCCGAACTGCGTCGTCGCGTCGAGGCGCTCGAGGCGTGAGGGGCTCGCGCGGCGAGGGGTAGATTGGCGGCGTGATGCCGCTCGTCTTCCTCGCCGTGGCCCTCGCCGGCGGCGTGGGGGCGGCGCTGCGCTATCTGCTCGATGTGGCTGTGCGGCGCCGCACGGGGGAGCGGTTCCCGTGGGGCATCCTGGTCGTGAATCTTACCGGGGCACTCGTGCTCGGCATCCTGACCCCCCTTCCCGCCGACGAGTCGTGGCGGTGGGTCCTCGGGACGGGTCTGCTCGGCGGGTACACGACATTCAGCGCGGTGGCTGTGACCACGGCGCTGCTCGCCGAAGAGGGGCGCTCGCGCGCGGCGGTGTCGTACGCGGTGGTGTCGTTCGTCGGGTCCGTCGTCGCGGCGGCACTGGGTCTGTCGCTCGGATCGGCGCTCTGAGGCAGCCGCCCGCCGGGCGGTCCGAGGGGCGGGTGCGCATGGGATACTGAGCTTCGATACATTCCTGTATCGGACTTACCCGGAGGGTCCCCCGTGTCGTACCTGGCCGTCCTGAGCCTGAAGAACCGCGCCCTCATCGCCCTCGTCACGATCGTCGCGGCGATCTTCGGCGGGCTCGCGCTCACCAGCCTCAAGCAGGAGCTCATCCCCTCGATCGAGTTCCCCCAGCTCGCCGTCGTCACAACCTACCCGGGGGCGTCGCCCGAGGTCGTCGAGACCGATGTCTCGACCCCGATCGAGAACGCCATCCGCGGTGTCGAGGGGCTCGAATCGAGCACCGCCACGAGCACGACGAACTCGTCGATCGTCTCGGCGAAGTTCACCTACGGCACCGACCTCGCCGGGGCGCAGCAGAAGATCCTCGCCGCGATCGCGCGCATCAAGGACCAGCTCCCCGACTCCGCCGACACCACCGTCGCGTCGGCCAGCATCGACGACTTCCCCGTCATCCAGCTCGCCGTCACGGGATTCACCGACGCCGAGGCGACGCAGTCCATCCTCCAGACGAGCGTGGTCCCCGACCTCGAGGACGTCGCGGGAGTCAACGGCGCGCAGATCGTGGGCGGCACCGCCCAGCGCGTGACGATCACCCCCGACACCACCAAGCTCGCCGAGCGCGGCTTCAGCCAGCAGGCGATCACCGACGCCCTCGACGCCAACGGTGTGCTCTTCCCGGGCGGCTCCCTGACCGAGGGCGACCAGACCCTCACCGTGCAGACCGGGTCGAAGCTGACCAGCGTCGACGAGATCTCCGCCCTCCCGCTCGTGCCCACCGACGCCGCCCAGTTCCAGGCGGGGCAGACGAAGATCAGCGATGTCGCCACGGTCGCCCTCGAGCCCGACCCCGTGACCACGCTGTCGCGCGTCGACGGGCAGCCGGCCCTGACCATCGCCGTCACGAAGCTCCCGGCCGCGAACACCGTCGACGTCTCGCGTGGCGTTCTCGATGCGCTCCCGGGTCTCGAATCGCAGCTCGGCCAGGGCGCGAAGTTCACGGTCGTCTTCGACCAGGCGCCGTTCGTCCAGCAGTCGATCGAGGCCCTCGCGCAAGAGGGGCTTCTCGGTCTCGTCTTCGCCGTCGTGGTGATCCTCATCTTCCTCATGTCGGTGCGGTCGACGCTCGTGACGGCGATCTCGATCCCCACCAGCGTCCTCATCACCTTCGTCGGGCTGCAGGCCTTCGGGTACTCGCTGAACATCCTGACGCTCGGCGCGCTCACGATCGCGATCGGCCGCGTCGTCGACGACTCGATCGTGGTGATCGAGAACATCAAGCGCCATTACGTCGGTGACGCCGACAAGATCCCCACGATCGTGCGCGCGGTGCGCGAGGTGGCGGCCGCCATCACGGCATCCACCATCACCTCCGTTGCAGTGTTCCTCCCCATCGCCTTCGTGGGGGACGTGACGGGAGAACTCTTCCGGCCGTTCTCGCTGACCGTGACGATCGCCATGGCGGCCTCGCTGCTCGTGTCGCTCACCATCGTGCCCGTGCTGGCGTCGTGGTTCCTGAAGCCCGGAAAGGTCATCCGCGACGCCGAGGGGAATCCGATCGACCCCGAGTCGCCGACCGCGCCGCCCTCGCGCTTGCAGAAGGCCTACGTTCCGGTGCTGCGCTGGACGCTGAAGCACTCGTGGGTCACCCTCACTCTGGCCGTGCTCGTGCTCGGCGGGACGCTCGCGTCCGTTCCCCTGCTCAAGACGGACTTCCTCGGAGACTCCGGTCAGAACACCTTCACCGTCACGCAAAAGATCGGCTCCGCCCCGAGCCTGGATGCCGAGGACGCGGCGGCCCAGAAGGTCGAGGCCGTTCTGCTCGACACCGACGGCGTGCAGACGGTGCAGACCTCGATCGGCTCGAGCGGGTCGGCGTTGCGCGACGCCTTCTCGGGCGGAGGCTCGGGCATCACGTACTCGATCACCTCCGAATCGGGCGTCGACCAGGTCGAGCTCCGCGACCGCGTTCGCACCGAACTCGAGGCGCTCCCCGACGCGGGCGAGATCGAGGTCGCGGCCTCCGGCGGCGGACTCGGCTCGGCCGGCATCACCGTCGACGTCACCGCCGCCGACGGACAGTCGCTGCAGCAGGCGAGCGATGCCGTGGTCGCGGGTCTGCAGGGGCGCGACGGCATCGGTCAGGTCACCAGCAGCCTCTCGGCATCCCTCCCCTTCGTCTCCGTGCGCGTCGACCGCGACGCGGCCTCCGAGCGCGGGCTGTCCGAACGCGCCGTGGGTGCGCTCGTCTCGGCGACGCAGCAGCCGCGGCAGGCCGGCACGGTAGAACTCGACGGACGCGGGGTGACCGTGTACGTCGCCACCGCCAACCCGCCGAAGACCATCGACGACCTGCGCGCCCTCGAGATCCCGAGCGCGCGCGGCAACGTCCGCCTCGACGAGATCGCCGCCGTCGAGCAGAGCCAGACCCCGCCGTCGATCTCGACCTCACGGGGATTGCGGACGGCCACGATCACCGTGACCCCCACGACCGACGACCTCGGCCGTTCTTCCTCGACCGTCAGCGCGGCCCTCGCCGACACGGCCCTGCCCCAGGGGGCCACTGCCAAGGTGGGCGGTTCGGTCACCGACCAGGCAGATGCGTTCAGCCAGCTCGGCCTCGCCCTGCTCGCGGCGATCCTCATCGTCTACGTGGTGATGGTCGCGACCTTCAAGTCGCTGCGCCAGCCGCTCGAGCTGCTCGTGTCGGTGCCGTTCGCGGCGACCGGAGCGATCCTCATGCTGTTGATCACGGGTGTCCCGCTCGGGGTCGCGGGCATGATCGGTGCACTGATGCTCGTCGGCATCGTGGTGACCAACGCGATCGTGCTCATCGACCTCGTGAACCAGTACCGGGCCCGCGGCCTCAGCGTCTTCGAGGCGACGGTCGTGGGAGGCGCCCGACGCCTGCGTCCCATCCTGATGACGGCTCTCGCGGCGATCTTCGCCCTCGTGCCGATGGCCCTGGGGATCACCGGCCACGGCGGATTCATCTCGCAGCCGCTGGCGGTCGTGGTGATCGGCGGGCTCGTGTCGTCGACGTTCCTGACGCTGCTGGTGCTGCCGACGCTCTACAACCTCATCGAAGGAGCGAGCGAGAGGCGCCGTGAGCGGCGGGCGGCGCGAGAGGCAGGGCACGTCGAGTCGACGGCCGACGACGGGCACCCCCTGAGCCGCCGAGAACTGCGCGAGAAGCACTGACGCGGAACGGGCGGGATGCCGACACCCGGCGTCCCGTCCCTCTCGCGATGCTCATCCCGAGGTGTCGGCGGTCACCGCTCGGGATGAGTGTCGACGCGCGATCGGGGCGGAGCGACGAGCCCTCGACGGGGTGAGCGGGTGCGACGCGCGGGGAGCGCTGCGCCGCCGAGCGCGCGGGCCGACGGGTGGCCGTCGGCCGGGCGAGCGGCAGGCGACGGCGCCGGCGGGGGGCGTGGTCCACCACGGCGGGATCCTGTGCCGTCGGGTTCGACGTGGCCGCCGTCGCCGCCGAGGCGAGGATCTGGGTGAACATGCCCGACCACGCGAACATCGCCGCGCACGAAATCGTCTCGAACAGCGCCAGGTTGATGGTCGCCGAGACGAACAGCGTGATCGAGACGATCAGCCAGACGGTCGCGATCCCCGTGCCGATCGCCATCCGCTTACCGAGACGGTGGAAGAGGAACGGCGCGCTCAGCAGCAGGGCCAGGAATCCGAGGACCATCGAGCCCGCGACCTTGTCGTGAAGGTCTTTGTCGGTGTTCAGAGGAATGCAGCCCACGAGAGCGAGATTGACGCCCACGACATTCAGGCAGATGAAGGCCACCGTCGCGGCGCCCCGACGGACGGGGCCGCGACCCACGCGTCGCACATCGCGACGGACGCGGAAGGCGAAGACCACGACGATCATTCCGCTGACCTTGAGCGTGGTGTTGAAGAATGCGCTCGAGAGGTCGCCGAAAATCCCCAGCTGGCTGAAGTGCAACTGCCACCACAGAGGGTCGCTCGTCGTGGCGATCGACAGCAGCAGTCCGCTGACGAGGACGATCAGGGCCGCCCCGCCGACGTGCATCGTCGGGATCGCGTCCAGGCGGCGCGCGAGAGTGCCCAGACGCGGCACCGGGAGCGAAAAGGGGACAACGGAGCGGAGCGCGTTGCTCATGTGGGGGATCTTTCCTCAGGACGGAACGAGGATCCCCCCACACCGCGGGACCCTCGGCCCCCGTCGGCTCATTCGGGCAATGAGCCAGGAGAAACCTTGGTCCTTTGCCTCCCCCGGCCTTGACGGAAACCGTCAGGGCACATGGTATCGTTCGCGCCGCCTTTTCAGGAAAGGGCTTGTCTGGGAAATTCCCAGGTCATATGCCCAATTTCTTGTCCCCCATTTGGGGGACAAGGCCGCCTTACGCGCGGTAGGAAATGCCCCATTCCCTGGTCATTTTCGCGCCCGGTTCGAGTCGCTCCAGGTCCGTCCCGGTCGCGAAAGCGTTCGCCGGAGCCGTCATCGGCTCGATCGCCACCGCGAGGGACTGCCCGGGGTAGCGATCGGTCGTGAACACCTGCGCCCAGCGGAACCCGTCATCCTGCCACAGCTGCACGCACCGACCGTCGGGAGCGGTGAGGGTGTGGTGCGCCCGGCCGTCGGCATCCCGCTCCAATCCGCGATAGCCGTTGTCGAGCGAGGCATCGCCGAGACGGCGACCCTCGCGCAGGTCGGTGGCGGCATCGACCGGCACCTCGTCGACGGGGATGTTGCGGTCGTCGAGGACGAGCGTGGTCGTGCCGGTCGATCGCACCACCAGATCCTCCGTCGGAACGCCGCCGATGTGGAGGTACGGGTGCACGCCCAGGGCGACGGGGGCGGCCTTCGACCCGACGTTCTCGATGACGTGGCTCACGTGCAGACCGTCGGCGCGAAGGGTGTACGCGACCCGCGTGCGCAGGTGGAAGGGATAGCCGGTCTGCGGCACCACCTCGGCGCCGAGCACGAGCTGCTCGTCGCTGTGCTCGAGGGCGTGATAGGTCCCGAAGCGCAAAAGGCCGTGACTGGCGTTGCCGAACTTCGGCTCGCTGATCGCGAGCTGCTGGTCCTCGCCGTCGAAGGAGTACTTACCGTCGCGGATGCGGTTCGGCCACGGGACGAGGACGACTCCGGATGCCGCGGGCGTGGGCAGGTCGTCGGGGTAGCGCGGCACGAGGTCGACGCCGTCGACCGTCAGCGCGCGAAGCGCGGCACCCACCTGAGCGATCTCGGCGGAGGAGTGCTCGCCGCGGAGGCGGAAGCGGAATCCGGTGGGGTCGGCGGTCATGACGTGGCCTTTCGCGATCGGCGCGGACGCTGCAGCCAGGGCTGCAGCATGCGGGTGACCCACGGGAGGACCGCGTAGGTCATGACGGGAGTGAGCATGAGGGTGGTGGCGAGCACGCGCAGGACGAGGGGGATCTCGGCGAACCCGGGAACGAAGCCCAGCAGCCACGACGCCGCCAGATTCGTCGGGAAGAACCCGACCCAGATCGTCACGGCCTGCTTCCACCGCGGGGGAGCCGCCGGCACCGGTTGGTGGATCGGTTGGGTTCCGGCCTCCGTCACTGTCGCCGCCTCGAGGATCGAGCCGTGCGGGGCGTCGAACCAGCCCTCGATCCCGGTGCGTCGTTCGCTGCGCTCTTCGCGCGCGAAGGGGCGCCCCGAGTCGAGCCACCACTGGCGCTGCGTCGAGCTCTCCCACTCCTCGAGCGTCGTGATGTCGCGGAAGCGGTACAGCATGTACCAGAGGTCGCTGTCTTCACCCGCGCGCACCCACCCCGAGCCGAGGAAGCCCGGGAAAGTGGTCGCGAGGTCGGTGCCGGCCTGCATCCAGGAGGTCGCTTCGGCGGTGCGCGTCGGGTCGATGCGCCGCTCGATCGCCACCGTGATGGGGTGGGCGTCGGTGTCTGCCATGCGTCTATCTTCGTGCAGGCCCGGCGGCCGAGATCCCCGAACCCGTCGGAGGGTCCGGTGTCGCGCACGGCGATCGAGAGCAAGGGCTGCGACGGAACAGCCGTTCGCCGCCGGATCGGCCTGTTGAGGCGGCATCCTCCTGTTCTGGTGCCCGAGGGCGGGAACGTGGATGCCATTCCCAGGCGCGACCGGTAACGTGGTGTGGTCGGCTCTGGACACCGTGCGTGACGCGCGGATGGGTTTGTGAGTCCAAGGGGCCGATGGACAGGACGCGATCGCGGCCTCGACCATCACTAGTGAATTGGCCCCCGGCCGACGAGAGTCCGGGTATCGCACCGCCACGAGCGGTGTCGCTGTTTCGCGCGAACAGAACCCAGGAAGTTTTTCCATGCCCAAGAACAAGAAGCCCGCCGGCGGCCGCGCCGCCAAGAACTTCGAGCCCCGCTACGGCGCGAAGACCTCGTTCCAGGACCGCAAGCGTCGTCCCGGTGCAGAGGGTCCCGCCAAGCCCGGGAGCAAGAGCCCCAACCACCGCGGGTACCGTCCCGAGGCCGAGGCGACCCCCGACAAGGGCCGCTGGAACGCCGCCGACCGCGCCGGCCGTGCCGAGGCCCGCAACATCCGCTCGTCGGCACGCGACGATCGGCCCGCCCGGTCGTTCGACCGCAACGATCGTCCCGCACGTTCGTTCGACCGTGACGAGCGGCCCCGTCGTGACGCCGGCGACCGTCCCGCGCGTTCGTTCGATCGCGACGACCGTCCGGCTCGTTCGTTCGATCGGAACGATCGTCCGGCTCGCTCGTTCGACCGTGACGAGCGTCCCCGTCGGGACGTCGGCGACCGTCCCGCCCGTTCGTTCGACCGCAACGACCGTCCGGCGCGTTCGTTTGACCGGAACGATCGTCCCGCGCGTTCGTTCGACCGTGATGAGCGTCCCCGTCGGGACGTCGGCGACCGTCCGGTCCGTTCGTTCGATCGCAACGACCGTGCGGCGCGTTCGTTTGACCGGAACGATCGTCCCGCGCGTTCGTTCGACCGTGATGAGCGTCCCCGTCGTGACGCCGGCGACCGTCCGGTCCGTTCGTTCGATCGCAACGACCGTCCGGCTCGTTCGTTCGACCGGAGCGACCGTCCCGCTCGTTCGTTCGACCGCGACGACCGTCCCGCTCGTTCGTTCGACCGCAGCGACCGCCCTGCTCGTTCGTTCGACCGCAACGACCGCCCGGCACGCTCGTTCGACGACCGCCCGCGTCGCAACGACGGCCCGAGCCGCAGCGATTGGAACAGCACTCCGAAGCGCTCCGCGGAGCACGAGCAGCGCGTCGACGTGGTGCACGAGCGCCTGCAGGCCGAGGCCGTGGATGCCGCCACGGTCACCGGCGCAGGCTTCGCCGAGCTGGGTCTCGGCGACAATCTCGTCCGCGCCCTCGCCGGTCTCGGCGCAGCGAGCCCCTTCCCGATCCAGGCGGCCACGGTCGCCCCGATCCTCG
Encoded here:
- a CDS encoding alpha/beta hydrolase; translation: MLRPRPQDHLLRWGARALGSLPPAALRAVNGRPVVIDGNTLHPAVQTSLRVMNDAPGAHFERLPLDEARAHIELEAWTFAGTTKLAQRDDIEIPTRAGRVPGRVYRADLDRAASGIIVYFHGGGWVLGSVDSADATCRTLAKTSGMTVVSVGYRLAPEAPFPAGLDDSVDAFRWVRDNASRFGATADTVGVGGESAGGNLSAVVASVTRDDAEGAPAFQILFCPVTDLSRKHNSYALFADGFFLTEAQMDWYAAHYLSGGGSADDPLVSPLRAEDLSGLAPAYVAVSGFDVLRDEGVAYAERLEAAGVATHLVTHTGQIHGFFNACGALRDARDAVADAGRWAVTTLAAARTGGIR
- a CDS encoding TetR/AcrR family transcriptional regulator codes for the protein MSETTSRPMRARGRARRELLLDATIAIIAEGGIAAVTHRSVAAAAGVPHSSTTYFFDSLDDMIGEAVAHAMAAELERLEQFRSVLVSGANSPGAAIDEFVEIVRSQSQDHTVAQFEIYLFASRHPALRVHVEKILDETRALAAAVLQTNGVTDPHAAAAVVALIDGFALHRIARSEEVQFQSLAHALRAAIVGFVTLAATSSLGEGDHSPA
- a CDS encoding flavin monoamine oxidase family protein; the protein is MTASPPSADRAPAPDVDVVVVGAGLSGLTAAHRLRQFGATVAVFEAAPRVGGRVSSAEVAGVHVDLGGTFVGPGQDRILALADEVGVSRYRTYAAGRNVIRWRGEHRRYRGTVPPVGASLLDVGRIQLTLDRLARTVPRGNPAAAPQAANLDAESLGSWLRRSHASPAARELIAIAGRTTWGCEPDEISFLHALHYIHQAGGLSSMLDTEGGAQEEHFVEGSHAIAERLADALGAALRVSAPVRRIETAAQGVRVSTADETVTARTVVVAVPPALRGRIDFAPALPPSHAQMAQRWPAGVLSKAYAVYERPFWRDHDLSGQGLSDTGPVFITFDAGPARAGAPGVLLGFIGGVYAREWDELAPAERRARALSSFADLFGPRALDAIGFIDQRWGAEPWVGGGPTAAPGPGAVVPYAGALAAPVGSILWAGTETADCWTGFMDGAVRAGERAALQARGILSSFSTDHEQTGVAR
- a CDS encoding alpha/beta hydrolase fold domain-containing protein — translated: MSLSMTLTTAAMWVSARPIRLALARDDYLETLDPGRRPADPPARLRRSGRVVVSREGGLPVYRYEPAARTAGLELMYLPGGGLVNPLVAEHWWIVERLARATGAAITVVCYPLAPEHRADDTLAVIDAQYERLAARAGTSRLLVAGDSAGGAVAVGLALRAARRPDGLVLFSPWLDLALVDPGIARRMPRDPSLRVPGLRAGAQAWVGDRGLDDPELNPARMELAGLPPTLVFQGGRDIFFDDAVAFARRARAERASVRLVTARAGFHVYVGAFWTPEARAAYALVGAFSLDP
- the crcB gene encoding fluoride efflux transporter CrcB; the encoded protein is MPLVFLAVALAGGVGAALRYLLDVAVRRRTGERFPWGILVVNLTGALVLGILTPLPADESWRWVLGTGLLGGYTTFSAVAVTTALLAEEGRSRAAVSYAVVSFVGSVVAAALGLSLGSAL
- a CDS encoding efflux RND transporter permease subunit produces the protein MSYLAVLSLKNRALIALVTIVAAIFGGLALTSLKQELIPSIEFPQLAVVTTYPGASPEVVETDVSTPIENAIRGVEGLESSTATSTTNSSIVSAKFTYGTDLAGAQQKILAAIARIKDQLPDSADTTVASASIDDFPVIQLAVTGFTDAEATQSILQTSVVPDLEDVAGVNGAQIVGGTAQRVTITPDTTKLAERGFSQQAITDALDANGVLFPGGSLTEGDQTLTVQTGSKLTSVDEISALPLVPTDAAQFQAGQTKISDVATVALEPDPVTTLSRVDGQPALTIAVTKLPAANTVDVSRGVLDALPGLESQLGQGAKFTVVFDQAPFVQQSIEALAQEGLLGLVFAVVVILIFLMSVRSTLVTAISIPTSVLITFVGLQAFGYSLNILTLGALTIAIGRVVDDSIVVIENIKRHYVGDADKIPTIVRAVREVAAAITASTITSVAVFLPIAFVGDVTGELFRPFSLTVTIAMAASLLVSLTIVPVLASWFLKPGKVIRDAEGNPIDPESPTAPPSRLQKAYVPVLRWTLKHSWVTLTLAVLVLGGTLASVPLLKTDFLGDSGQNTFTVTQKIGSAPSLDAEDAAAQKVEAVLLDTDGVQTVQTSIGSSGSALRDAFSGGGSGITYSITSESGVDQVELRDRVRTELEALPDAGEIEVAASGGGLGSAGITVDVTAADGQSLQQASDAVVAGLQGRDGIGQVTSSLSASLPFVSVRVDRDAASERGLSERAVGALVSATQQPRQAGTVELDGRGVTVYVATANPPKTIDDLRALEIPSARGNVRLDEIAAVEQSQTPPSISTSRGLRTATITVTPTTDDLGRSSSTVSAALADTALPQGATAKVGGSVTDQADAFSQLGLALLAAILIVYVVMVATFKSLRQPLELLVSVPFAATGAILMLLITGVPLGVAGMIGALMLVGIVVTNAIVLIDLVNQYRARGLSVFEATVVGGARRLRPILMTALAAIFALVPMALGITGHGGFISQPLAVVVIGGLVSSTFLTLLVLPTLYNLIEGASERRRERRAAREAGHVESTADDGHPLSRRELREKH
- a CDS encoding aldose 1-epimerase family protein; amino-acid sequence: MTADPTGFRFRLRGEHSSAEIAQVGAALRALTVDGVDLVPRYPDDLPTPAASGVVLVPWPNRIRDGKYSFDGEDQQLAISEPKFGNASHGLLRFGTYHALEHSDEQLVLGAEVVPQTGYPFHLRTRVAYTLRADGLHVSHVIENVGSKAAPVALGVHPYLHIGGVPTEDLVVRSTGTTTLVLDDRNIPVDEVPVDAATDLREGRRLGDASLDNGYRGLERDADGRAHHTLTAPDGRCVQLWQDDGFRWAQVFTTDRYPGQSLAVAIEPMTAPANAFATGTDLERLEPGAKMTREWGISYRA
- a CDS encoding antibiotic biosynthesis monooxygenase — its product is MADTDAHPITVAIERRIDPTRTAEATSWMQAGTDLATTFPGFLGSGWVRAGEDSDLWYMLYRFRDITTLEEWESSTQRQWWLDSGRPFAREERSERRTGIEGWFDAPHGSILEAATVTEAGTQPIHQPVPAAPPRWKQAVTIWVGFFPTNLAASWLLGFVPGFAEIPLVLRVLATTLMLTPVMTYAVLPWVTRMLQPWLQRPRRSRKATS